The Elaeis guineensis isolate ETL-2024a chromosome 3, EG11, whole genome shotgun sequence region ACCGGATGCCGGATATTTGCTCGCGCAATCCTCTCCCGTCGTTACGCATCTTGCCAAGCTGTGGATTACCGTAGCATAAATAGAATGCAGACAGCAGAGTGCTGATCGGAGCGACTGCATCATCTCTCTTATCCGGTTTTGTGACCCCTTGCGGACCGCTCGCAACTAGATCCTCGCAGCAGTGCCAGTTGATAGACAACAGTTTCCACCTTCCCCTAATAAACCCTGAACAGAGTCTTGTCAATACATCTAACGTCAAACCTCACACAAATACAAGAAAAACCATTAGTCTCTTTTCCATCAAGAAAATACACCAAGTTTTCTTCCACATTGCACTCTTACACACTGTATTGGCAATAAGCATAGCTTAATTTTCAGATAACAGGGACTAAGTGATGGCACAACATAACTTTCAGATAGCGGGGACAAAGAGATATATAGTACTAGATAGAGAGGGTAGAAAGACTCAGCCCCACCAAGCAAGCATGTCCAGTAACGAATGGCGCACTACGGAGGACCAAACAAGAAGCTGCTGCCGCGTTGTGGCAACGCTCGTTCTCATCGGCATCTTCTTGTTTTCATGCATCATCCCCTTTGTTCTCTACTACTTCTCCCGTAACTTGCTTCGCAGCACCTGGCAAGCCGGCACAGTTGGTGGTCGCCACTACGCCACAACCGGGCTCGATCAGTATTTGATCTCCACCCTGCCCACCTTTACCTTCCGAAGGGCCACCTATCGGGGTGGCAAAGATAAGGGGACCTCAGCCGAGTGCGCCGTCTGCATCGATAGTGTGGAAGACGGGGAAATGGTGAGGTTGTTGCCCAACTGTGAGCATGTCTTTCATGTGGAGTGCATCGACATGTGGTTGCACTCCCACTCCACTTGCCCCGTGTGCCGGACGGAGGCCGAGCCAGGGAAGATGGTCGCAAAAATGGTGGTAGGCGAGGTCTGAGTTGTATATACTCGGTGGCGGTGGTGGAGGGCACGTTGGGACGCAATTTGCTCAGCGCAACATCGGAGTCGCCGTTATGGAAGATGCAGAGTGTGGAATTTCTGTATGTTAATTTATATATGGAGtttctttcttaattttcttGTAAATTAGACGATTTGTCGGTCTGAAAGAAAGGGTTCGTGTGGAAACTCTGTTTAGTAAAGGCTTCGTATGTATTTGTGAGTTATTTATCTGGAAGCATGTAGACGTAGTCATTGTTTTTGTCAGGATTGGCTAATGAAGAAGTCAAAAAATAGAGTTGGCAGTCCGTCTTGGTTGTTGGTttgttattttttataaaaaaagaagGGATAGTCGACTTGTTCAATCCATAAACAACAAATCAAATACCGGCGAGGTGATGCGCCAAAAAGGCTGGAGTGTATCAGCTGGGTGCTCTCTCTCCGAGGCTAACACTGAAACCAATTCTCATCTCTTTGTCAAATTAATGTCCCTTTGCGAGAAGCCTGTGATGATTTGCTTTGAAATTCCAACTCAGCTAATTAAAGGAATGGCCAAGAGACATTCCGAGTATTTGGATGATTTAGAGGAGTAAGAGATGACATAAGAAAAGGATGAGATCAGCTTCATATGGTTATTTATTGGCATATTTGGTTGGAGCGGAATTCTCGTATCTTTCTTCACAAGACTTCTTCTATCAACACTGTTCACCACAAGGCCCTTCTGACATTCGGCAATCGGGGAATTTTATGCGCTGCGAGAAATATTTTCAGAGCTACAAACCCTTCGTCAGCACCTCAGTTCGTTGCTACCAAATCAGACCTCCCAGCAATCATGATCTTCTTCTGGTTTTGTTAACAGAACTTCTTTTTGTTTGCTATCTGAAGCTGCTCGAAGCCTTATGCCGATGTTTGTTACTCCCCTTTCGTTGACTGTTATTACTCTTATTAACTTGTTTCCGTGACATgtatttcttttccttctctgtgAATTTTGTAAATTGCAATATTTCTTCATGATAATGTGGGGGGAAGCAATTCGCTTCCTCCATTTTttctcaggaaaaaaaaaaaagtagcaaTGCCGTAGGTATAGATAATAGAAAGGTGTTCATTGGTCCAAATAATTAATCACCTATATCCATGTTCAATAACATGGCACTTCTTGACAATGGAGTGCGCTGCACCAAACCATGTGTCACGAAGCAATGAGATGTTGTCCCTAGAACCAATCACCCATAGAAATTGATCTTTTATAGCATCATTGCAATGAAACATGGCTCGCCAAGCCCGTGAATACCATTGCAGACAGATATAATTGCTCCTACTTCTATGACAATTTTCTCTCCCTAGTTACATTATTACTCTCACTCCCACTGTTTTCGCCATCCTCAAAAACCTAGCTGTTCCAGTTTCAACAATTAATTCTAGTGGTGTGCGAtgaacaataaaatttaaaatcctttcatcttttggataccctataaaataataattaatagttCTAAAATTCAGTTTCTTTTCTTATGGGTCATATAATCGACTTTCTACAGGACAACCTTAAACATATAAATGCACTAAACACGGTTTTCTATCCAtc contains the following coding sequences:
- the LOC105041480 gene encoding RING-H2 finger protein ATL28-like, which codes for MAQHNFQIAGTKRYIVLDREGRKTQPHQASMSSNEWRTTEDQTRSCCRVVATLVLIGIFLFSCIIPFVLYYFSRNLLRSTWQAGTVGGRHYATTGLDQYLISTLPTFTFRRATYRGGKDKGTSAECAVCIDSVEDGEMVRLLPNCEHVFHVECIDMWLHSHSTCPVCRTEAEPGKMVAKMVVGEV